A stretch of DNA from Oryza brachyantha chromosome 9, ObraRS2, whole genome shotgun sequence:
CTGAACTCAATTGTTAAGCTGTTACCACAGCTCATTAATTCATAGgcataaaaacaattttttagatGGAATGTGTGTTTGTTTCTGCAACTTCTCCTGCAGTAGATAGTTTTGTATTGTCAACAACTTTGGTCCTTTCAACAACCTCTTGGATTTGAGGCAAAAATAGCTTCATCGGTGTTGCATACCTGACTATAGGAGGCCTATGCATTTCCATTAAGCCACGGTATGCCATGTTGTTGTTGTCTTGATGGCATAATGTGCTAGCTAGTATATGGTACTGCACAACGACTCACATGCATGTTTTGAGGCTTACCTCCCTCTCACATGACCCCTTCACGCGGAGCCTGCTATTGTTACTTCAATGCAATTTCACCAGATTATGTAATTGAAACACTTCGTGACTTTAGCTAACGTTGtaaattctaaattctaaATGTTGCATTAATAAAATCATCCTTGATTCTTTTTCAGGACTCTTGGAGATCCCTCGTACTTGTCATGGAATAGAGATACCCGGACCATCCAAACTAATAGACTGGAATTTCTTTTCTGATATATAGATTTAATAAAGGAGCATTTCAATGGGTAAAAATGTGAAATCCCTCTACTTGAATCTATGGATGATGTTACCATTCCTATTTAACTTGGTAGTCTGCTGACTCCAATTTTAATTGACAAGAACAGGAGTTCAACTTATTTCTGACTGTGGGTGGCCGCGCCGCCCTCCATCGCTCCTCAGCCCgccccgccgcgtcgcccccTCGCTCGGCACCCTCCTCAGCCCACCCCGGCGGCTGCGCCTCCCCTTCGCCAGGGCCGCGACGCTGCTGGTGGCGTTGCTGGTGCTGTTGGGCCCGCTGGGGACGAGCACGAGGACGGTGGCTAGGGCGGCACTCTTTGCGGCGGAGACGACAACAACGTTGAGGGGGTGCCCGCGGCCGTGACGCTGCTTGTGCTGCTGGGGACGCTGGGGACGGGCACGACTGATGTTGGCGAGGGCGACGCTGTTCgcggcggagacgacgacggtgcgGCCTTCTCTTATTACTCTTGCTTTCTCTGTTCTTGCTtgcatataattattgatttaatTTGCTAATGCCGACTTAAGCATGTTTGAGCCATCCAGTACTTCTACCACGCACATGGATGCTTAATGTTGttattttaggaatttttttcctgGTAGTTAGTAGGCAAATTCATGTTTGTAATTGTTAACCATACTGCAATCGTTCGATGCGCTGGCTAGACCAAAGTTAATGCAGGTCTGTAGGATGACAATCCAGATGAAATTtgtcactaaaattttgatttatgcAGCCTATATGAGAGTAAGGATGGGCCTTccaaatagattaatttaggacttttttcATTGACTAAATTAAGTATTGTATTCAGAATAACatgaatttagagttttttcctgagtttgaactaatattttttacatggaGATTAAGAACGATAGGATCAGGTTAGGGACCATTGGGGCATTGTGCATCAATTTTTCAGTTATTCAATACATAGATATACAAACATCTCAACCATGGAATTTTTGGAGAAGGTGAACAAGAACAGGGGAGTCATTTAGAACAGATTCTGGATGCTGTATGCTGCGATCTCAACAAAATATGAGCATGCTTAtcaatttagagttttttcctGAGCTtgaactaatattttttacattggtTTATAATGCTAATTGctgaaaaaattggaaaaatgtGAATAAAGTAGTGGATGTTTGCTTATCAATTAAACCAAGGAAATGACTAAGATCTCCTTTATGTCTCATATAGGTCTCAGCGATCTTTAATCCAATAATGTGGATTTTGCTTGCTAGCAGAAGATATGCGCAACTTGTTATTTCTCCAACAGAAAAAAGGAAGATGCTCTATGGGGCATATATTGTTCTGAACTGGAAATGTTTGACCTTTGGTCACTCACTGCTTCAATACCTAGCTATGCAACCTTAACTTTGTTACTTGGATATGTATATTTGCTTGTGAATTGGTGTTTCAATATTTGAAAGCAATGTAAACTACTCTTCAGGTTCTAACATGAGACTGCGAtcaatttaaatgtttttacaactataaatattgttGATTGACAGTAGCTGCATTTTGGTTGTAAATGTTGAGAGCCTACAGTTATGCATtgtcatttttctcttttcatgTAAGATCATCTTTTCGTGTAAGatataatatcaaaattttgattcatttAGTTCATCTTGGAAAAAGCATGCACACATTGATATATTTACTATCACCCGCccccatcttttttattttgtttatgattataaacaaaattttcaattgtcaacattaaatttagagttgtttttagagttttatcattgtattttattttctagccttggcttCTAGagcactaagaatacatacatattttttttatcatattttattttctagccttggcttAGAGCACTAggaatacatacatatattttttatttgtaaatatgacgtTTGGGTTTTCCttgaaaaagcaaaaagatgaccaCCTATGTGGTTGCTACAACTTCAGATATTTATGGAGGTGGAAAAGGTGTATCAAAAAGAATTGATATGCATTTTAGTAAAATTACATTGCCCCAATATGTACaccattttttaatattttttgttactaaATACCATcaccgtagcgttagcacgggtACTGAACTAGTGTAACCTAAATACTGTTTTCATAGTTTCCTATCTGTGTCACACAATGTAACCTAAATACTGTAACTAATATTAGCTGAATTTACAACAGTTAGTACCTCAGCCTTACTATAGGTACATTCATTCGTCACCAGCCTTCTTTCTCAAATACGCAATTTAGTCTGCTTTGTTTAAAACTTCAAATCACTTTATCAGCAACCTGGAATGGACCCAGCGACTAATTGccacatatttgtaaaatgttGTTTCCACCAATCAGCAATCAGATATCCacgaattaaaaatttatgtaatgaGCAATCAGACAGGGAAAAAACTATATACCCGGCGTGGAGGCGGCAGAGCACCTGACGTACACAGAAGGGCGCAGCGGAGGGATGTCGTAGATTAGGCGAAGGCACCCAGttgaggcggcggctggtAGACGGGCGACGATGGAAGTGGGGAGTAGAGGGGGCGGCACCCGTCGGAGGCGAGACGGCACGGCGGAGGCAGGACGGGAGGCGATGGAGGTGAGGCGTAAaggaggcagcggcgggaCGGGAGGGCAGCGACGGATGGAGGGCGTACAGGAGGCAGCACCAGGTCaagccggcgatggcggcggaggtgagGTGTATAGGGGGCGATGCGGTGGATGCGAGACGGCAAGGAGGTGGCGGAGGATAGAGGGCGTAGAGGCagtggaggagggagggaagcAGCTGGtagggcagcggcggcgcgacgggagcGGGCAGGATGGGGCACGGCGGCTGCCGGAGGGCAGCGACGGATGgagagtggcggcggcgggacagGGGCACGACGGTTGTCGGAGGGCAGCGACGGATGGACAGATGGAGGGAAGCGGTTGGTAGGGCATCGACGGCGGGacgggagcgcggcggcggcgggacgggGCACGGCAGCTGCCGGAgggcggcggctagggtttggagCGTAGAGGAGGCAGGCGGAAGGAATGTgcacgggaggagaggagtgCGCTGTGCGcacgggagggagggagggagggaggcgcaGCTGATCTGGCCGTCCGATCTAGCGTAGATCGATTCAAGCCGTTGGATGTGTCACATGAGTATGATGATGAGTAAACTGTGTTTGTGCACTATAGGTAGACTAGCAATATACCTGTGCTAACGCTACGATCtaatttacaattttataatgtaaataagatattataaattcattttcatgCAATCATATGTAAACCAaacattcaaatttgtttgtctatcaaacatttgttaatttgattatttaaacaaactctgACAATATAGCAGCAAACCACCAGTTGACGGTGACTATTACagctttatataattaattataggttggaccatatcataataaattaagagttttCAAGCTTGAATAGTAATTGTAGAACCTGTAATTACTAATTCTAGAATCACTCGACCGTGGCAGGAACCCCCTCCCTCTGCGGCGTCGTTCCGGCGAGCCATTCTGGtctctccatctccatggcgcggtggcggcgctgaaAGGCTGGAGGATGCGAGCGACTGCAGCATGTACCGATAAGCCTATTGGAAACCCTAGGCCTGATTGAAGAGGGCAAGGAGTGGCCAAGTGGGACAACCGATAGCCGGTGCCTCCAACTACAACCCGATGCGGCATTGCGGCAGGGAGCTGTGCGGGTCTACGAGGCTGCCGGCCGGCTGGGGACTGGTGGGCTGCGATGCTGTGGCGTTCGGCATAGCGGAAGGTAGGAGGTGTAAGCCGGTAGGCGGCCGAGGCGTGGAGGCAGGCAGCGACCGGCGCCCGGCGGGCAGGCAGCCGACGAGCCACGACCACTCGTGCAGCTGGGCAGGCCCGACGGCTACGTTGCACGACGGCAGGAGCCGCTGACGCTGAGGCTTTGCGCCTCCGCCAAACCGTGAGTTGTTTTTCACAATTGTTAGACATGACGCTGTAAACAATGTTAGCCAAACCGTGAGTTGTTTTTCACAATTGTCAGAAATGACGCTGTAAACAATGCTAATTTAGGTTATGATTAAAACCATGGTTATGTACCTCGAATGTTCTTGCCATGTTTGACAGTTGGGTCATGTGGATTACTCTGCCTCTAGGACAAAAGTATTGCGTATGGTAAATACTCTTGCAGTGGAGAATGAAGCAAAGCAGACTATAGAGGTCATTGCAAGCTGaattgaagaaaacaaaagagaggCTACAAGCAGTTGAAGAACTAAAAGTTCTGcatttttcacaaaactaccCAATTCCTCCATAGTAAAAAATCTGAGAACGAATTCTTTGGCCtagtaaaaaagaaatcttTTGTAACAAAAATTCGGTATATATCTATCATCTCAAGAGTGGAACCAACTCCTTACACCCCTCAACCTGAAACCAGGAAGGTTCAAACCAAATTTTTGTAGCAACAAACCATTCAAAGTTGTTAATGAGAATTGAACTTCCCAAGCTGAATTACGAGCATACCAAGACTCACACATTTTTCAATCAATCAACTATAAGCAAAGCACCAACAAATAAATCAGCAATCAGATATCCATGAATTAAAAATGAAAGACACATATAAAGAAAATTGGAGATAAAAAAGCCCTAAGTATGGAGATGAGACTGTAAAAATGGCATCGTCTAATTAGAGATGTCTAACTATGAAGCAGTGAGGCAATATGGTAAGAAACATCACCTAAGCatccaattcaaatttaaaactcaAAATTGCAGGCCGGCGTAGATCACTGACCGTGTACAGGTGCCGACGAAGGAGACGGGGATGGGGGTGACGACGGGCTCAGCGGTGTCAATGAAGGCGGCGCCGGAGTCGCTGCACTCGGTgatggaggtggcggcgggtTCGGCGGAGTCGGCGCAGTTGGCGAGCCCGACGGGGTCGACGAAGGCGACGTCGGAGTTAGCGCACTCGGCGATGGAGGCAGTGAAGGAGGGACGGTAGGGCTGCGGCGGTGGGACGGTATGGCGGCAGCAGAGAGAGGGTTCTCGCTCGCActgaggcagcggcggcgagacgggatcgaggaggcggtggggggaggggagcgcggcgagggcgcaGTAGCCTACCAGGGGAACGGgggacggaggcggcgagacAGTAGGGTGGCGCTGGCGGGGTAGGGCACTGCGACGGAGGCAGATGAAggggcggcggagcggcggcgctagGGTTTGGGATGGGGGCGGGTGGAGGGATCCGACGGAGGTAGTGCGCAAGGAGTGCGGGTGGGACGGGAGGGAGACGTACATGATGTGGGCCGTCCGATCTAGCGTGGATTGATTCAGGTCGTTGGATACGTCACACGATGATGGTGATAAGTAAATCAACTTTGTGCATTATAGGgtagatagatatataaaaatatttttattagcttactatactacctccgtctcgaAATAagattttcgtttttccgtgttcaacatttaaccattcgtcttatttgaaaaaaatttatgattaatatttttattcttatcagatgataaaacatgaatagtactttatgtgtgactaatttttttaagtatttatacaattttttcaaataagacgaatggtcaaacgttaggcATGggaacgaaaaataatcttatttcggaACGAAAGTAATAACAACATGCTAATGatacttttaataaaatctagtCGTAGAGTATGGacaatatatcaaaatattttaattagccctattttaataatatgttaataattatttttaataaaaaatctcattaCAAATGAGAAGTAATTCTGCAcggtatgattttttaattcttaatCATCAGTACAACTCACAAAAGGAGCAAGCCATCGGTCGTCCCACCCGGTGGTCCGGGGTTCGCTTTCTTCGCACTCACTCCACCTTACAGTGGGGCCACCCCACAAAAATCTCCCACCTCGAAACTCCTGGCCCCACCTTGCAGTCACACACCCCTCactctttttcaaaaaagattCCTCTCCGCGCCCAAACTAGTGGTGTTtaggttgaaaatttttttaaaaaacatcacagatacatatttgattaaacgtagtctaattataaaataaattttagatttcggtcgaaaaccgcgagacgaattttttgagcctaattaatttgtcattagcacatgttagttactgtagcacttatgattaatcactttctaattaggctcaaaagattcgtctcaagatttctttcataactgtgtaattagttttttggtttatctatgtttaatgtttatttaagtgtccaaacattgatgttttgtttttgaaaatttttttttaaactaaacaaagcctAAAATTCCCCCAAAAAATGCAAATCAAAACCgaaaaccaaaaaacaaaacaatcgagaggagagagaaacgaAACGAAACGAAACGAGTTCTCAtcgtctcctccctccctcccccgcaACCGAAATCCCCAACCAAACCCTCGACGAACCCTagcacgcacgcgcgcgcgcgggcgctcCCGATGGACGACCACCAGACCCAGGATCTGGTCAAGGAGCTCGTCCTCCGCCTCATCTCCACCGAatccggcgccggaggaggtggGCGGGACGCGGGCGGAGCGCTGCGGTTCGCGCACCGGCTGCTGTCCagccgcctcgcgcccgccgtGCTCCCCGACGAGCACGCGCTCGCGGAGTCCGTCaagcgccgcctcgccgcgtcgGGGCGGCCCGACGACGCGCTCGCCTTCGCCGACCTCCACTCCAAGCTCTCCGCCAGGTCCCGCCCGGCGTCGCTCTGGCCGCTCCTCTACCTGCTCGATTCGCTGTCTTCGCAccggcgtgccgccgccgccgccgccgcgtcctgcCTCCCCAACCTCCccacggccgcgccgccgcggaccgccgcggcggcggcggcggcggctgctgctgctgcaggggGGAAGCCGGGTTCGCGGGCGCCCGGGGCCCCGCCCGGCGGCGTGGTGCTGGTGTCCAAGGATCCAGATAACATCCGCGAGATCGCGCTGCGGGAGTACACCGAGCTGGTGCTGGAGGAGACGGAGGTGTCGGAGGCGGCGCTCGTGCGCGACGTGCTGTACGCGTGCCAGGGGATCGACGGCCGGTATGTGCGATTCGACAAGGGCAGCGATGCGTATGACCTCCCCGACGGCGTCCGCGTGCCGCGCTCCACGCGCACCCTGGTGCGGAAGCTGTGCGAGCTGGGGTGGCTGTTCCGCAAGGTGCGGGGGTTCATCTCTGACAATATCAGCCGCTCTCCCTCCGATGCTGCCACCGAGGTCGGTACGGTTGCTCAGGCATTCTGCTCCGCTCTTCAGGAGGAGCTCTCTGATTACTATAAGCTTCTCGCCGTTCTCGAGTCATACTCCCTGAATCCGATTCCTACGCCTGGATCTGATTCAGGGGTGTCAAGTAATTACCTGTCTCTGCGGCGCCTTGCAGTTTGGCTTGCTGAACCTGCAGTGAGAATGCGCCTAATGGCGGTCTTGGTTGATGGATGCCGTGGTTTGAGAGGTGGCGCAATGGCTGGTGCGATCCATGGGCACGCACAGCATGGGGATCCCACGTTCCAGGATTTTATGGCCCGCTTGCTGCGGCGGGTGTGCTCACCTCTGTTTGAAATGGTCCGTAGCTGGGTGTTAGAAGGGGAATTAGAGGACGTGTTTGCAGAATTCTTCATTGTTGGGCAGCCAGTCAAGGCTGAGTCGTTGTGGCAGGAGGGCTATCTTCTTCAGTCTGATATGCTTCCAACTTTCATTTCTCCAGTGCTGGCGCAAAGGATTCTAAGAACTGGGAAGTCAATCAACTTTCTTAAAGTTTGTTGTGATGACAATGGCTGGGCAGATGCTGCTACCGAGGCTGCTGCCTATGTTGGCACCACAACTAGTCGAGGTGGGCTTGGTTATGGGCAGATTGATGCTTTGGAGGCACTTGTGATTGAAGCAGCCAAGAGGATTGATCAGCATCTgatggatgtcatccataagAAGTATCGGTTCAAAGATCATTGTCTTGCAATTAAGAGGTATTTGCTCCTTGGGCAGGGTGACTTTGTTCAGTATCTGATGGATGTTGTTGGCCCTGAGTTGTCAGAACCAGCAAATAGGATTAGCTCCTTCCATTTGGCTGGGTTGCTTGAGACTGCGATCCGAGCATCTAATGCTCAATATGATGACCGTGACATCCTAGAACGCATAAAGGTAAAGATGATGGATCATGGTGATGGTGACCGAGGTTGGGACGTCTTCTCCTTGGAGTATGATGCTAGGGTTCCTCTAGATACAGTGTTTACTGTTTCAGTCATGAAGAGGTACCTTAAGGTTTTTAACTTTCTGTGGAGGCTTAAGCGTGTAGATCATTCCTTGACTGGAGTGTGGAAGACAATGAAGCCTAACTGCATTGTTTCATCTCCATTTTACAAGGAGGGAACAAACATCAGATCTCAGTTTGTCTCAGTCCTTCGCAAATGCCAAGTTTTATTTAATGAAATGAACCACTTTGTGACCAACTTCCAGTACTACATTATGTTTGAGGTCCTGGAAGTTTCTTGGGCTCGTTTTTCGGAAGAAATGGATTCAGCAAAGGATTTGGATGATCTTCTCATGGCACATGATAAGTATCTCACATCAATTGAGGAGAAGTCCCTCCTTGGTGAGAGATCACAAGGAATACTGAGAAATCTATTTGCACTTTTTGACATCATTTTACAATTCCGAAGCCACGCTGATAGGTGGTTTGAGCGGATATATGAACTGCAACTGAGGTTAGATTGTTGCATAATTAGATAGTACCATACCATCTCTCAATCTTATATCACATCTCCTGTTTGAtttacctctttttttttcttactgcAGGGGAAAGGCTaaaccaaaatcaaaatcCAAGGACACGGGTTCATGGGTGGATGGTGGGAGGAAAGCCATGATTCAGCTGGCTGGGGAACTTTTCCGGAAAATGGGTGAAGATTTGGATAGCATTGCGAAAGATTATACTTCTTCACTTGATGCATTTATCTCCCAGTTACCTCTGCAACAGCATGTTGACTTGAAGTTCCTCCTCTTCCGTTTAGATTTCACTGAATACTACAGTCGTGTTTCATCtaacaaatgaaaatttgttCCTGATGTGGAAAAAGTAGGAGTTAGATTTACTCTTTGGTTTGGATTTGCAAGGCATTCTTTTGTACTCCTAAGCCCCACTGATTGTTATTTGGTCACTTGAAAGGCATGGCCACCACTTTCATTTGTCCTGGACCTCCTGTTGAACCCTTTAAGGTAACTTCTAGAGCCAATACAAATATCCACATTTAGTATGTGTTTCCCTGTAGTAGAATTAtgcatgttgattttttttgtttttctgcagTGCTTATCCACGCATGCCATGAAATTGGAGGCTTGCTACCATGCATTCTGAACAACTCTAGTGTACAAAATTGTTGTAAGTTTTCtctggtttgatttttttagatgaattgTTGTACATTTCATGCATGTATTTTCTCTTGATTTTTTAGAGTTGCATTGCGTGGAGACTTGTCCTTACCCATTTGTATTCTTCAGTTACAGGAGAACAAAAATCTCATTTTGTTAGTTGCTGTTCTTTACCTGGTCATCAAAATTGTTGTTAAGCAATTCGGTATGCCCATTTCTAATTCACTTGCTGTATCAAGGGATTCTCCTTTGTTGCCATGCACCCTTTGATGATCATGCTAGTGATTTTGTGTATGGAGTAGAACCTGTTGTTTATGTTAcctttaccattttttttgaaatcaaAATGACTGAGAAAAGTCTGCACACAATGTGAATTAGTCCAGTCCAATATAAGGAGAGTACCTGATGGATTGCACCTCGTGAGGAGTCCTCTGGCAATCTTAATATTATATGGAGACAAACTCGTTCCTCtgctaaaatatttctacGTTTGGAGTTCAGTTACACAAGTATAGCATATTCAGCACGTGAATAAAGCAGCAATCATTAACAGCTGATTTATACTCTACTGCAGTTTATCTGCTGGCTCTACCGTTTGCCTTACCATTTTCGTCAAATCTGTAACTAGCaatgcaagtatgcaacaGATCATGACTCCTTTTCTGTGGGTTCCTGATGTTGTGCACCTGTTGGCTGCTGGCTTGTCCCATCAAATTTACCTCTTGCCTTTTCTTGCCCGATTGCCTGCTATGGAATGGCACGGTAAACCTGCTATGGAGTTC
This window harbors:
- the LOC102701297 gene encoding gamma-tubulin complex component 3, yielding MDDHQTQDLVKELVLRLISTESGAGGGGRDAGGALRFAHRLLSSRLAPAVLPDEHALAESVKRRLAASGRPDDALAFADLHSKLSARSRPASLWPLLYLLDSLSSHRRAAAAAAASCLPNLPTAAPPRTAAAAAAAAAAAAGGKPGSRAPGAPPGGVVLVSKDPDNIREIALREYTELVLEETEVSEAALVRDVLYACQGIDGRYVRFDKGSDAYDLPDGVRVPRSTRTLVRKLCELGWLFRKVRGFISDNISRSPSDAATEVGTVAQAFCSALQEELSDYYKLLAVLESYSLNPIPTPGSDSGVSSNYLSLRRLAVWLAEPAVRMRLMAVLVDGCRGLRGGAMAGAIHGHAQHGDPTFQDFMARLLRRVCSPLFEMVRSWVLEGELEDVFAEFFIVGQPVKAESLWQEGYLLQSDMLPTFISPVLAQRILRTGKSINFLKVCCDDNGWADAATEAAAYVGTTTSRGGLGYGQIDALEALVIEAAKRIDQHLMDVIHKKYRFKDHCLAIKRYLLLGQGDFVQYLMDVVGPELSEPANRISSFHLAGLLETAIRASNAQYDDRDILERIKVKMMDHGDGDRGWDVFSLEYDARVPLDTVFTVSVMKRYLKVFNFLWRLKRVDHSLTGVWKTMKPNCIVSSPFYKEGTNIRSQFVSVLRKCQVLFNEMNHFVTNFQYYIMFEVLEVSWARFSEEMDSAKDLDDLLMAHDKYLTSIEEKSLLGERSQGILRNLFALFDIILQFRSHADRWFERIYELQLRGKAKPKSKSKDTGSWVDGGRKAMIQLAGELFRKMGEDLDSIAKDYTSSLDAFISQLPLQQHVDLKFLLFRLDFTEYYSRVSSNK